GTGGGCCCACAAGGATTTGAACCTTGGACCAAGAGATTATGAGTCTCCTGCTCTGCCAGGCTGAGCTATAGGCCCGATTTACGAAGTAAATTTGAAAAATTATTATACCTGATTTTCCTGGAAGTGTAAAGGCTATTTTTAGGTTGCGGCGGGAAACTCCAGCGTAAATGTCGTTCCTTTTTCTGTCTCTGTCTCTTTTAGATATATGCGGCCGCCGTTTTTCTCCACTATCTTACGGACCACGAAGAGCCCGAACCCCGTCCCTTTACCGGGTTCCTTTGTGGTAAAAAAAGGCTTAAATAGCTCCTTGGCGTTATCTTCGGATATACCCGAGCCGGTATCCCTGATATCTATAGCCGCTGTTCCCTTATTCTGTATTGCCGCCGTAATGTATATCTTGCCTTTTTTGTCGCCTATTGCCTGAACACCATTCCTTAAGAGATTGAAGAGCACTTCCTGGAACTGTTTTTTATCCGCCATTATATCGGCGGCCCCCTTCATATCCTTTTCGATCTCAATGCTTTTCAGGCGCAGTTCATATCTAAGCAGCTCCAGGACCTCGTCTACCTCTTTCTCGATATTGACCTTTTCCGGCTTCCCCTTTGAAGGCTTGGCAAAACTCGATAACCTCTGCGCGATGCCAATGGCCCTGTCAGTCTGCTCAATCACAACGCGTAATATATCCGTCGATATGCCCAGGAGGTCTTCCGGGCTCCTGTCTTTATACAAGTTATCCCTGATATTAAGAAGGAAGGCTTCGGACTTTGCCCGGGCTATGCCTAAGGGGTTGGCTATCTCATGGTTTATCCCGGAGGCGAGCGTGCCGATAACGGCCATCTTTTCGTTCTGCGCAGCTTCGGCCTGCGTCTTGCTCAGGTCTTCGAAAAGTTTTGCGCTGGATATGGCTATAGCTATGTAATTCGAAATAGTGACGAGGAGC
This window of the Candidatus Omnitrophota bacterium genome carries:
- a CDS encoding ATP-binding protein translates to MKVCHQTYDALKVLLDLSRVVSSSLDLDKVTGLVLKESIKALHTDHAALFLADESVGRLILSKAEGFSGDEAGNIGLLGSWEIINGHLLKERKGVRVNDVETDPLFKKKTLPFSGKKIPVKSFLAAPLEKDSKVIGTLIVSNGKRPGCLFSEEDEKLLVTISNYIAIAISSAKLFEDLSKTQAEAAQNEKMAVIGTLASGINHEIANPLGIARAKSEAFLLNIRDNLYKDRSPEDLLGISTDILRVVIEQTDRAIGIAQRLSSFAKPSKGKPEKVNIEKEVDEVLELLRYELRLKSIEIEKDMKGAADIMADKKQFQEVLFNLLRNGVQAIGDKKGKIYITAAIQNKGTAAIDIRDTGSGISEDNAKELFKPFFTTKEPGKGTGFGLFVVRKIVEKNGGRIYLKETETEKGTTFTLEFPAAT